The Stigmatopora argus isolate UIUO_Sarg chromosome 6, RoL_Sarg_1.0, whole genome shotgun sequence region agaccctgaattggtggccagccgatcgcagggcacatggagacaattttgaatggaatatttttattgtcattatacaagtataatgagatttaaagctttcaccacacaTAAcagcagacaaccattcacgctcacactcatacctaggggcaatttagagtgtccaatcagcctatcatgcatttctttggaaagTGCgaagaaaccggagcacccagagaaaacccacgcaagccccgggagaacatgcaaactccactcattTGGaacgagctggatttgaacccaggtcccccactgtgaggccaacgcgctaaccactcatccacagcGCCGCACAGGTTTTCATTGATCAATTTTTtgatgtgtcgcagctgtagctccaGTAAAGgatttatagccataaaatagttattgagggtgagATTAATTCAGATGTAGCACACTACATGTGTGTAATGCACGGAACTGCCACTGCATTAACCCATTGCGCCCCAATGGCATTAATTGTTAAGTGTCAGTCATTTGTGACTCAATATAatagcaacttttttttcagttaggAAAAAGGTAGGTTTAAAAATATCACTTTCAAGCACATCCTGTCAATGGATAATAGGAACTGCTAGTGGTATTGCAGCATTGGCAATTGTGAGCAAAGcaaagattaaaaaagaaaacacgagGCACAAATGGTCTTTAGATTTCCTACTATATTTCTATGTACAAATCAGGCACTGAACTGacaatttttaaacataaaaaaaaatatgccccGAAAGAAAACATATCTGAGTATCAAGTCAGCACACATGACCTCAGAGAAGGTTTGGTTATTCACAATCGCGACCTTTTAACTTAAGTAAACTAAAACAGAACCAAACAAAGCATActgttcattcattctttcttcTGGCTCAATAAAACATCTAAATGATCCAGGTGTAGagtaaaaatatgaaacaaGATTGTACAAATGATTAAACAATACATCACCTGGAAGGTAGGGTTGGGGGGAGGGATTATTACCGAAACAAAATGATGGGATTTGGGCATCATGGCACTCCCTGAGGAGGCGTGGCTGACCTTTTTTTGACCTTGACAAAGAAGAATAAAGGCAAGAAGAGCGACAGCCTTTGTGGGGGTCACGGCCATGGGGTCCGGGACTCCGTTTTTCAGTCGGGCCCTGCACACAcccttgtttttttctaaaCGCAGAGCCTGCCGTGCAACAGCGCCGTTATTTGCAGTTGGCGGCCTGCGCGTGCTTATTGCGGGGGTCAGTAGAAGCAGACGGTGTGAAGGAAAGCTCTGCTGCTCTTGTCTTCAAACTCTTGCAGTAGTTCGTCGATTTCATTCTCCATGTCATCCGTGTGTTGAATCTGGGTAGAAAAACACGGGTGAATGTCGGAAAAGCAGATCgtttcaacattttaatttgaacagtTAATTAAGCGACCCACCCCACCCAATATTCCATAGTACGTTATTTACCCTTTCATCTACAAGTATAAAACATAGCGATGAGTTGGTGCAAAGcataaaaattatatttaaaaacagcattgaACGATGGCTACCAGcccttcccagttaaaatgaatttgacgcCTATTGCTGTCAAAGGCAGGCAAAGACTCAAAAACATGATCAGTTAGTTTTAACTTCTCCGATGAAGCAGGTTTTTGAAATAAGTTTTCTCATAAAGAGAAGTTGAAAACTTTGCTTATAGGGCACTGGCCAGATTTGAACTATGGTGATGCAAACGTGTTAACCACTTGCTCACCATGCTTCCTCAATCATTAACTGTCCAAACCCTATGtatttaaataaacaacaacaaaggtaGTATGCTACGATTTGGAGCAGGATTTTAGATATTAGGAAAGGGTGGcagtatttagaaaaaaatggaggcaaGACCCCAGCCCCCTTGTGAGGCTATCCCATCTAAGATTGATAGGCAGACTGGTCGGCAGCTAGTGACGATTCCGAAAACCCTTCTGCACTGCCAGAGATGTGATTTAAAACACCCCCGCCCCTAAAAATGACTCAGTAACCTCATATCAGTTGCATTGAACTCTGGAGGCCTGAAACCCACACGAGCCTGTCCGTCCATTAAGTACACCTGAACTGATGTCCACACAAGCTCCGCATCAAAAACTCCACTTTAACAAAGATAATGATGCTCAGTTGTGATAATGACAAAGGTTTATTAAAGAACCGTAAGGTTTCTCGACTATGTTTATGTTCATCATAACTCTCAGGACCAGCCCAATATTAACAAGGTGTTAACTAATTCACATTTTCAACAAAAATTACCCACATTTAACCCCCGCTTCATACTCAAAAGGGAGCCACTTTTTGTATATAATTGCCGTTCCCGACGAAAGAACACGTCAGGGACGTTACGACGAGAATTTGGGCTTTGAAACGTAAAGCGCAAAAAAGGTGCTTCAGTGTGCAAGTCATTTCAAACCAAAGTCTTCTTCAGAGTGACGCCTCGATCTAGCAGACACTCACACATTGACACAGCTCGCAGATGAGGAAGGCGCCCAGCGTGGCTTCCTCGTGGTTGTCCTGAATGTCTACATTAATGACGTGGACGGGCTGCAGGGTCTCCTGCTCCCGGGAGCTCAGATCTGGCAACGCGAAAAGCAAAAAGTCAGCGTCACGAGCCGAGGACAGTGCGACGGGAGGTTTCGCTCACCCTCTAGCACTTGATCGTAGACACGCTCCTCGCAGGTGATGACCAGGTCAAACTTGTCCTTGCAGGTCTGGAAACGCTCCGGCTTGGACTTGATCCGCTTGTTGCGGTCCAGCATGTGAAGGATTCCATTCTGTGTATATCTGAGGAGTTCTGGGTTAAGGTACAAATCAAAGTGGTGGAACCTGTGATGGGCAGCATTGTTTTCAGTGTTAAGCCTCTTTGTTGGCAGGCCACAAGAGCGTGAGTCAGCAGTGCGTTTCGAGTGAGcagcagcaccatctagtggtacTATTGATGTACATGCAGGGACGCGGAGGGGGAACcattgcgattttttttaatatcggcAGCCGGTCGCTTTAGGAGCTAAAATGTCTTATTTCCCACTGAAAATAATGGAATTTCGAGTATAATATTCGATACGAGAAAGTACTTCATCACCAAATAAGAAtaccaagaaaaaaagttcCAATTCAGTTTCTAGTTAGGATGAACCTATAATGCACTCACCGTTAAATTGAACTTCAGGTGACCTGAAAACTTTAACACCCATCTGTTTAGTTTGAGTACTTTTCCTGTCCTTTCCTAATTATCTGAATGTATCATTCAAATTACAGCTCAATCAGAATGGCTATTAAAATTGATCACATCTAACAATTAACTACTTTTCCACCTTTAGCGAGAAAATATGCAACTCATTTTATCACTGTAATGACCACTGTCATCCCCCACCCCATTTATGATGCGCCCTTTGTATCAAATTGGAAATCAATCACCTTAaatcatgggtgtccaaaccggtcctcaagggtcagagtgagtgcaggttttcattccaaccgaagacattttcactaatctggtgtcttaaaagtggaATCAGTTGGTTACTGTCCAAgtgctgctggtttcagaagaaacctcattggttaaactgtttgcaccggatcagttggaacaaaaacctgctccTGCTGCGGCCCTTTTGCGGAATAAGATTGGACACTCGTGCCTTAAATGAAAGCCAATGAGTTCAGAATTGATTGTGACTTGCCATCGCCTGGCTTCAACAGGATGTTCTCAGAGGAAAGCGCCAACTGAGCTTGAAGCGTCAAGTCACGTCAAGGCACTCAACGTCAACATCTTTGGAAAACAAGAGAAAAGAATAGTGGTCAAGCTTCCCAttcaactaaaaatatatattttaaaaatcaagtaTTCAACAGTTGTCTATTGAAGTTCACCTGTAAAAAGTATACAGTGCATTTGCGGTTCATCCTAAAATTTAGCTCTGTAACGCAAACCACTAACATTGGGTATTGTAAAATTACGCAAAGTATTCATGGGGTACGCATATTAAACATAGGCCCTCCCTTTTTAGTTTTATAGTtgaaacataaaacaaaacatgcagTTTAGTCTACAGCTGGGAAAACGTTTGAAACAGCCCACTTGATGAAATAGGTTCTGCTTTCTGAAAGGTGCTAAGGGGGTCCGCTAAAAGGGGAAGACAGACGTTTAGGGTCTTTGTGAAAGGTTTAGCGCATACAAAGCCTAGTTTTTCCAAGCTAAATAAATTGTACCAAAATATTGACTGTTTTTGATTAAGTTGTAATGACCCAGAGCTATTATGACTCAATATGGTTGCCATTTGTAAGTCATTAGTTTTGattatgctttaaaaaaacaaaaaaaaaaactatggtaGTTAAAGTAGTTCCATTCAAAAATTCTTTATACACCATTAGGCCAATTCATCTCATATtctgcttggaaaaaaaatccacaattttATGGTGCATTTTGTAATTACAACtaatacaatttaaaacattGTAACATCAATCAAtgaggcagttttttttaattgaattcaattgttcTTCTTTAAAAGATATAGCAACCATATAACAAAATAGTTCCAGGCATTAGTTTTAAAACTGCTCTCccctataaaataaaaaaatcgaatttttgctttttaaaatccaatttgACTCAATATGGTTGCCATTTTTAAGTCATCAATCGCATTGTTTTATTGGGTCAAAGTTCAGTTATGTAGTTTAATTTTCAAACTGAAAGCCCAGATTCCTTATAAACTAACAAATcacaccattttttaaaattttatacaTAATTTTACCCTAGTGATGGTGCATTTAGTAATTACAactaatacaatttaaaataaattgttcagCATATATCAATGTGAGAcagctgtttgtttgtttttctctttaaacCAGCTTTAGTTCAAAAACAGCAACCATATCAAGACAAAACAGCACCTGGTCTTAGTTTTGTCTATTTGACCTGAATATTAGAACCACATTATAATCAATATAAATGATCAAACTTTACCctcgaaaaaaaatctcatttatgGTTATTTAAAAAGCAAACTAACACTAACACTGGTAAAAACATTGTTTCCTGGCATGCCATTTACCCATGGATGGAGCTGCGTCAACCACCCTGATGTCCATAAATCATCTAACAAAGATGAACACACATGTGATACTTATCCAGTGAATGCgtaagtgtgtgtgagagtgtgtggaGTTAGACGGGGATACAGTTCCTTGTCCTTGCGGACCAAGTCGTTGTACATCTGTTCATAAGTTGTTTTGAAGTCGTACACATTAGGCTTGTCTGGGGCAGGCCCGGGAAGCTTTACATGAGAACCAGTCCCGAATGAACGCACTTCAAATCCACGTTTGCtgcagacacaaaaaaaacagataaaacaatGATAAGTTATTAAGATATAAGGAAAACCAACACAACCTAAAATGAGTAGACGACCTAACCAGTGCCAGGGCCTGTATTAACCTATTTAACTAtgatttatagaaaaaaaagttgcccGTTGACTGTTTTCTCAGACagaattaaaactaaaaaaatatttggagaaTTTATTCAACATCAATAAAATGCCTAACGAATTTCCATAGGTCATTTTAACGAATGACCAGAGGGGGCAGCACTGAGCGATTACGCCATCAAATGCCCTGCAGCTGCAGTTCTTGTCTTCCGGAATTCTTCCACCTAGGGGGCGCTCTGTCAATTATGAATCGTTACACAACAAATCCACTGTGTCCggttagtttttaaaaaagccggACTGTTTTGGGCTTTAAGGCTGTCTGGGCCTTCAACTAACGTCGACCTAAAAGTGATAAAACAGATTTAAAAGAGAACTCGACATCCGGCATGATAGTGCACTCGGGAGTCCATTGTTGGGACTGCGGAGGCCCGGCAAGTCTGGCGTCGTGTCAGCTTGACAAACACCACGCTATAAGGCACATTTCGATCGCGTCGTCGTCGTGTCGTCGTCTTCTTCCCGCATGGCCATCTTTACCTGAGGATATTGTGCGCTTCCATACTGCGGTTCTGGTTGCTCGAGCACACAACCGCTACACGGAGCGGGTGGCTCGGCATTGCGACTGTCCGGCTGAAGCTAAGCAACAAAAGGGCTCGGAAAATACTCGGGCTTGTTTGTTTGGGCCGTCTTtcggaaaataaaaataaaacaacaaccccTTTTAACGACTCACTAACGCCTTTCCGCTCGTGTTGTTCTAGACTGTTCTTCTTTGAAAGCAGGAAGTTAAAATGGCGGAAGCCTTGCTCGGAAAGGAATTTATTTGAGAGACGTCACGAAGGGCGGGGCCACATTATGACGATTGTGACGTCAAACACGAAATCctttgttcttatttttttgaCTTTATACACTGTACGTAGGCggtccggtggagcgagtggttagcgcgtcagcctcacagttctggggtcctgggttcaaatccaggttggtccacctgtgtcgagtttacatgttctcgtcgggcctgcgtgggtttcctctgggtactccgctttcctcccacattccaaaaacatgcagggtaggctgattggacactttaaattgcccctaggtatgggtgtgcgtgtgcatggtcgtccgtctccctgtgccctgcgattggctggccaccgattcagggtgtcccctgcctctggcccggtgacagctgggattggctccagcaccccctgcaaccctaatgaggaaaaagtggttcagaaatgagacactgtatgtatatttatgtgttggaccttatatatagtacatacatgcatgcattaattcattcatattctgaatCGCTTCaatcattagggtcgcgggggtgttggagccgatcccagctaatCGCAGGAGACCGCTGATTTAgaccaaccatgcatgtttttggaatgtgggatgaaatgtGTGTGACGACTGTGTGGCTACTTTCATGCAAAGTCAATAAAGAAAAGCGGTGtacataataatataaataatttgaTGATACTTTATTGGCTGACAGCATATCACAAGGTAATGTGTTTAAGTTTGTTTGGTACACTATTGAGAGATTGTATTGCCCTTTactaaatacataataaaaacatgtgTAAATACAGACTTTATCCCACAAAAATAAGTCGATGGACACATAATTCACTGCAGTAGTATTGGTTTTGTTACAGAAAGGTGACAAGTATCTGGACATGAAATTGTAATACTATTGTAGCACATCTTGAGCAAACATCCGCTAATGGTAAACACTCAAAGCATTTTATTAATTATATTGCTGTGTATTTCTGCTAGCACAGAGATGAACTACTAGTGACAATCTCTTAAATGCAACACAATATGGAATTCAAACATAATTCTGTAGACAAAATAGTATTTCAAGAGTAC contains the following coding sequences:
- the ssu72 gene encoding RNA polymerase II subunit A C-terminal domain phosphatase SSU72, which codes for MPSHPLRVAVVCSSNQNRSMEAHNILSKRGFEVRSFGTGSHVKLPGPAPDKPNVYDFKTTYEQMYNDLVRKDKELYTQNGILHMLDRNKRIKSKPERFQTCKDKFDLVITCEERVYDQVLEDLSSREQETLQPVHVINVDIQDNHEEATLGAFLICELCQCIQHTDDMENEIDELLQEFEDKSSRAFLHTVCFY